From the genome of Edaphobacter dinghuensis, one region includes:
- a CDS encoding choice-of-anchor A family protein gives MFLKKFLLLSASLSFFAGVCHAESMPFGVASAYNLVALGTVDANGNTLIAGNISTNADITGRVAAANQITVSTTIGSNLNADPYGSAATYDFVSTNGLNPGEQFNLNSHGNAYAPGSNGNFNFNGGGTRVTTGSSGIDFNSLRTSLDAETLTLAALTSTGSVLGTNQPGVNPSFFVLKGTDPTLNIFNITAAEFADTNHPIDIQAPAGSTIIVNVAGTNVTLGTGLYYNQNQISGDSAADADILFNFSTAQTVTIDGQFSASILAPFAVLSGNSQMAGNFIAAQIGQTGEVHNVEFTGTLPDGPSAVTPEPTSLMLMGTGMLGFAAALRRRLS, from the coding sequence ATGTTCCTCAAAAAGTTTCTTCTCCTCTCAGCTAGCCTGTCGTTCTTCGCCGGAGTATGCCATGCCGAATCGATGCCGTTCGGAGTCGCCAGCGCATATAACCTGGTTGCCTTGGGTACTGTAGATGCAAACGGCAACACGCTGATCGCAGGAAACATCAGCACTAACGCCGACATCACCGGCCGCGTCGCCGCTGCCAATCAAATTACCGTCAGCACCACCATCGGCAGCAACCTCAATGCCGACCCCTACGGCTCGGCAGCAACCTACGACTTCGTCTCCACCAATGGCCTTAACCCCGGCGAGCAGTTCAACCTCAACAGCCACGGCAACGCCTATGCTCCAGGCAGCAACGGCAATTTCAACTTCAACGGCGGGGGCACCCGCGTCACCACCGGTTCGTCGGGCATCGACTTCAACTCCTTGCGGACCTCGCTCGACGCAGAAACCCTGACTCTCGCGGCACTCACCTCTACCGGCAGCGTCCTCGGCACCAACCAGCCCGGCGTCAACCCCTCCTTCTTCGTTCTGAAGGGCACTGACCCCACGCTGAACATCTTCAACATCACCGCTGCCGAGTTCGCCGACACTAACCACCCCATCGACATCCAGGCACCCGCCGGTTCCACCATCATCGTCAACGTGGCTGGAACCAACGTAACACTGGGAACCGGGCTCTACTACAACCAGAACCAGATCTCCGGCGACAGCGCAGCCGACGCCGACATCCTCTTCAACTTTTCCACTGCGCAGACGGTCACCATCGATGGCCAGTTCAGCGCCTCTATCCTCGCTCCGTTCGCTGTCTTGAGCGGAAACAGCCAGATGGCCGGCAACTTCATCGCCGCGCAGATCGGCCAGACCGGCGAGGTCCACAACGTCGAATTTACCGGCACGCTTCCCGATGGCCCCAGCGCCGTCACGCCGGAACCAACTTCGCTGATGCTGATGGGTACGGGGATGCTCGGCTTTGCCGCCGCGCTTCGCCGCAGACTAAGCTAG
- a CDS encoding pyridoxal-phosphate dependent enzyme → MPRITSLECSRCHHHVDSDSARTVCPACNGFLFVRYDMEEIKRSRRRPDAGSLGAGIGRYAAVLPEFAASSLGSGGTPLLPSRRFAGLLVKDEGRNPTGSFEDRGMELAVAAAKHYGVQQLSIAAEGEAAASLSAYANAVAIGARVFLPQDVPMPSHLQCVAFGAEVTVVLGSIRDCERKLEQEAKNGFNLSELKEPFRLEGAKTIAYELVEQMGWSYPDGVICPAGIGAVAIWKAFEEMEQLGWVAGRRPRLYVSGSDTGSFESGVLEASGGRVVEGTDALATLLDWARHEGILLSPEGAAGVQTYQALLASGEVAVTDRVVLINGSRGLNYAEVIARALRLRPKLPSSLPVGGIITPQ, encoded by the coding sequence ATGCCTCGCATTACCTCGCTTGAGTGCTCCCGCTGCCACCATCACGTCGATTCTGATTCCGCTCGGACGGTTTGTCCGGCTTGCAATGGCTTCCTCTTTGTTCGCTATGACATGGAGGAGATCAAGCGCTCTCGAAGGAGGCCCGATGCCGGTAGTCTGGGCGCGGGGATCGGCCGTTACGCCGCCGTGCTGCCGGAATTTGCTGCATCGAGCCTTGGATCGGGAGGAACGCCTTTGCTCCCAAGCCGCCGCTTTGCAGGGCTTCTGGTGAAAGACGAGGGGCGCAACCCTACCGGCTCGTTTGAGGACCGGGGGATGGAGCTTGCCGTTGCTGCAGCGAAACACTATGGAGTTCAGCAACTCAGTATCGCTGCGGAAGGTGAGGCCGCAGCCTCGTTGTCTGCCTATGCCAACGCTGTGGCCATCGGTGCGCGGGTCTTTTTGCCGCAGGATGTCCCGATGCCGAGCCATCTGCAGTGCGTGGCCTTTGGAGCGGAGGTCACCGTTGTTTTAGGCTCGATCCGTGATTGCGAACGGAAGTTGGAGCAAGAGGCAAAAAATGGCTTCAATCTTTCGGAGTTGAAAGAACCCTTCCGCCTGGAGGGAGCCAAGACCATAGCGTATGAGTTGGTGGAGCAGATGGGGTGGAGCTATCCCGATGGCGTGATCTGCCCAGCAGGCATAGGGGCTGTAGCTATCTGGAAGGCATTCGAGGAGATGGAGCAACTGGGATGGGTGGCTGGGCGACGACCCCGGCTTTATGTAAGTGGCAGCGACACTGGCTCTTTTGAAAGCGGTGTTCTGGAAGCATCGGGTGGACGTGTGGTGGAAGGCACCGATGCTTTGGCGACCCTTCTTGACTGGGCGAGGCATGAGGGCATTTTGCTCTCACCAGAGGGTGCGGCTGGCGTGCAGACCTATCAGGCCCTGTTGGCTTCGGGTGAAGTGGCGGTTACGGACAGGGTGGTTTTGATCAATGGCAGCAGGGGATTGAATTACGCCGAGGTCATCGCCCGGGCATTACGGCTGCGTCCCAAGTTGCCCTCGAGCCTGCCGGTCGGTGGAATCATCACCCCTCAATAG
- a CDS encoding HAD-IIB family hydrolase, with protein MQDTSHPTRMIAVDMDGTLLGPDGHVSPGNLSALQAAENAGIEVVIATGRRHCYAMRQLRGLGLREENALISSNGTVTRTIGSKLLERKLMRPQTARWLCSHIDEFRNALVITFDMVGSDGEDARGSLVVEQLEELHGSIGKWMAANEPYIAHVVPIEKALETESPIQMMLCGTRERMRRAEAHLLEHPGVSAVGVNPQEHASAEIALHRTEYPERNLSIVDILPAGCSKGAALLQLADRRGLKTGEILAIGDNWNDVSMLEVAGRKVLMGNAPEDLRQSALERGWTMGRRHDEDGVAYAIETVLAGT; from the coding sequence ATGCAAGATACAAGCCACCCCACCCGCATGATTGCGGTCGATATGGACGGCACGCTGCTTGGCCCGGACGGCCATGTAAGCCCCGGTAATCTCAGCGCGTTGCAGGCAGCCGAAAACGCGGGCATCGAGGTCGTCATCGCCACCGGCCGCCGTCACTGCTATGCCATGCGGCAGCTGCGGGGGCTCGGCTTGCGGGAAGAGAATGCCCTGATCAGCTCCAACGGCACGGTAACGCGGACTATCGGATCGAAGCTGCTGGAGCGGAAGCTGATGCGCCCGCAGACTGCACGCTGGCTTTGCAGCCATATCGACGAGTTTCGGAACGCGCTGGTGATTACCTTCGACATGGTGGGGTCGGATGGAGAGGATGCGCGCGGTTCGCTGGTGGTAGAGCAACTGGAAGAACTGCATGGGAGCATCGGCAAATGGATGGCTGCGAATGAGCCCTACATTGCGCACGTCGTTCCCATCGAGAAAGCGCTCGAGACCGAATCGCCAATCCAGATGATGCTGTGCGGCACGAGGGAGCGGATGCGCCGCGCAGAGGCTCACCTGCTGGAGCATCCTGGCGTCTCCGCGGTTGGCGTAAACCCGCAGGAACACGCCTCTGCCGAGATCGCCCTGCACCGGACGGAGTATCCCGAACGAAATCTCAGCATTGTGGATATTCTGCCCGCAGGTTGCAGCAAGGGAGCAGCACTGTTGCAGCTTGCCGACAGACGGGGGCTTAAAACAGGGGAGATCCTGGCGATCGGCGACAACTGGAACGACGTCTCCATGCTTGAAGTGGCCGGGCGTAAAGTGCTGATGGGTAATGCTCCCGAGGATCTGAGGCAGAGCGCTCTCGAGCGGGGATGGACCATGGGCAGAAGGCACGACGAGGACGGGGTAGCCTATGCGATCGAGACGGTATTGGCCGGGACATAA
- a CDS encoding MATE family efflux transporter — translation MSIRRQIPPMLTLAVPLVAAELGWMTMGIVDTMMVGHMDSPALTISAVALGQVLYNTVAFGIAGVLLGLDTYLSQSHGAGKFDEANRWLYHGLILAAVLATLLYIIVALAPFLLLRLPIDHGVLVGAVAFLRALNWGTPSLFLYFALRRYLQAFNHVRPIAVALITANLFNALGDWLLIYGHTWGPIHIPAFGVTGSGLATSVARLYLALFLVATVWRVEHRHNYGLRSMLRHIETSRLQRLVVLGAPAGGQIFVEIAIFGMVTFLIGTMGPLPLAGHEIALNCASFTFMVPFAISTAAAVRVGQAIGRKAPAEASAAGWAAILLGAGCMACFSAVLLLFPHAIAHAFTESRTVIAATVPLLLVAAAFQFFDGLQITATGALRGAGNTHAGLIVQIVGYWVIGLPVGYLLGFHWHHGAVGLWLGLCAGLVVAGLTLTTIWRRTSRSIERVTVRG, via the coding sequence ATGTCGATTCGCCGCCAGATCCCGCCCATGCTCACACTTGCCGTTCCGCTGGTGGCGGCCGAGCTGGGCTGGATGACGATGGGCATCGTGGACACGATGATGGTGGGCCACATGGACTCGCCTGCGCTCACCATCTCAGCCGTAGCTCTGGGACAAGTGCTCTATAACACTGTGGCGTTTGGAATCGCCGGTGTATTGCTAGGACTGGACACCTACCTGAGCCAGTCGCACGGGGCAGGAAAGTTCGATGAAGCCAACCGTTGGCTCTACCATGGCCTGATCCTTGCCGCCGTGCTGGCGACACTGCTCTACATCATCGTCGCACTGGCGCCATTCCTTTTGCTCCGTCTGCCGATCGATCATGGAGTGCTGGTGGGAGCGGTTGCGTTTCTTCGCGCGTTGAACTGGGGAACACCATCTCTCTTTCTCTACTTTGCCCTGCGACGGTATCTCCAGGCCTTCAATCACGTTCGCCCCATCGCCGTGGCCCTGATCACGGCGAATCTCTTCAATGCGCTGGGCGACTGGCTGCTGATCTACGGCCACACCTGGGGGCCGATCCACATCCCCGCCTTTGGAGTGACGGGATCGGGTCTGGCAACCTCTGTTGCGCGGCTCTATCTTGCGCTGTTTCTGGTGGCCACCGTGTGGCGGGTGGAGCATCGCCACAACTATGGCCTGCGGTCGATGCTGCGGCACATCGAGACCTCGCGCTTGCAGCGGCTAGTGGTTCTCGGAGCGCCCGCTGGAGGTCAGATCTTTGTCGAGATCGCCATCTTCGGCATGGTCACATTCCTTATAGGAACGATGGGGCCGCTCCCACTGGCAGGGCACGAGATTGCCCTGAACTGTGCCAGCTTCACCTTCATGGTGCCGTTCGCGATCTCGACGGCCGCAGCCGTGCGGGTAGGGCAGGCGATTGGGCGAAAGGCCCCGGCGGAGGCTTCGGCCGCCGGATGGGCGGCGATCCTGCTGGGCGCAGGCTGCATGGCCTGTTTTTCGGCAGTCTTGCTCCTGTTTCCTCACGCCATCGCCCACGCCTTTACAGAGAGCAGGACTGTGATCGCCGCAACGGTTCCGCTGCTGCTGGTTGCGGCGGCCTTTCAGTTCTTCGATGGGTTGCAGATTACGGCTACGGGCGCTCTGCGCGGAGCGGGCAATACCCATGCGGGGCTGATTGTCCAGATTGTAGGGTATTGGGTGATCGGGCTTCCCGTGGGATATCTCCTTGGATTTCACTGGCACCATGGAGCGGTAGGGCTCTGGCTGGGCCTCTGTGCTGGATTGGTAGTAGCCGGTCTGACGCTCACCACGATCTGGCGCAGAACCTCCCGATCCATCGAACGAGTTACCGTTCGTGGATAA
- a CDS encoding isocitrate/isopropylmalate dehydrogenase family protein: MAKTHKITLIPGDGIGPEVSGAVVKIVEAAGAATGIGFEWHRYAAGAEAFETTREYIPKALYDSIEENRVALKGPVTTPIGGGFASINVTLRKKFELFANFRPVKSLPGLKTRYPDIDLIIVRENMEDLYAGLEHEVVPGVVQALKIITEKGSTRISQFAFDYARKHNRKKVHAIHKANIMKLSDGLFLRCARKVAEEFPEVAYAEHIVDNTCMQLVMNPYQYDILLTENLYGDILSDLCSAFVGGLGLVPGANLGKECAIFEAVHGSAPDIAGKDMANPTALLQSAVLMLHHIDESATANRIQTALEQVYREGKTLTKDVGGTSGTKAFADAVLQAMEMPQTVSA; this comes from the coding sequence ATGGCAAAGACTCACAAGATTACGTTGATCCCGGGCGATGGCATAGGCCCGGAGGTCTCAGGCGCAGTGGTAAAGATCGTCGAGGCAGCAGGGGCCGCTACAGGCATCGGCTTTGAGTGGCATCGCTATGCGGCAGGAGCCGAGGCGTTCGAGACAACCCGCGAGTACATTCCGAAGGCACTCTACGACTCCATCGAAGAAAACCGTGTCGCATTGAAGGGACCAGTGACGACGCCGATCGGCGGCGGCTTTGCTTCGATCAACGTGACGCTGCGGAAGAAGTTTGAGCTGTTTGCCAACTTCCGGCCCGTCAAGAGCCTGCCCGGACTGAAGACTCGCTATCCCGACATCGACCTGATCATCGTGCGCGAGAACATGGAAGATCTGTACGCCGGTCTGGAGCACGAGGTTGTTCCCGGGGTGGTGCAGGCTCTGAAGATCATCACTGAAAAGGGCTCTACGCGAATCTCCCAGTTTGCATTCGACTACGCCCGCAAGCACAACCGCAAGAAGGTCCACGCAATTCATAAAGCCAACATCATGAAGCTCTCCGACGGACTTTTTCTGCGCTGCGCGCGCAAGGTTGCCGAGGAGTTTCCCGAGGTAGCTTACGCGGAACACATTGTGGACAATACCTGCATGCAGTTGGTGATGAACCCCTACCAATACGACATTCTGCTGACAGAAAACCTGTACGGCGATATCTTGAGTGATCTGTGCAGCGCGTTCGTCGGTGGGCTGGGCCTTGTACCCGGAGCGAATCTGGGCAAAGAGTGCGCCATCTTTGAGGCGGTACACGGCTCGGCCCCTGACATAGCCGGGAAGGATATGGCAAACCCAACTGCTCTGCTGCAAAGCGCGGTGCTGATGCTGCATCACATTGATGAAAGCGCAACGGCGAACCGTATCCAGACGGCGCTCGAGCAGGTCTATCGAGAAGGCAAGACGCTGACGAAGGATGTCGGCGGAACAAGCGGCACTAAGGCGTTTGCGGATGCAGTATTACAGGCGATGGAGATGCCGCAGACAGTATCGGCGTAA
- a CDS encoding lytic transglycosylase domain-containing protein, with amino-acid sequence MMQRNVFQRGLMMLAIVWTVCPLAHAMEHITLRNGFELDCVRRETVGNKVRLYLPAKDAAVSDTSANTANYLEVAADAIVHVETVADLPQSIAPTPTLAAHESAPTQAEIHEMLAHSGAARDIDTDLLASVMKAESGGQVRAVSRTGARGLMQLMPATAAEMGVEDAFRADENIAGGTAYLDELLTRYRDNIALALAAYNAGPAAVDRYHGIPPYRETKAYVARVIREFNRRKRMELVAQSR; translated from the coding sequence ATGATGCAGCGAAACGTGTTTCAACGTGGGTTGATGATGCTGGCGATTGTGTGGACGGTATGTCCGCTAGCCCATGCAATGGAACACATCACTCTTCGAAATGGTTTTGAGCTCGATTGCGTTCGCCGCGAGACCGTGGGCAACAAGGTTCGGCTTTATCTTCCCGCGAAAGATGCAGCCGTCTCGGACACATCCGCAAATACGGCCAATTACCTCGAAGTCGCCGCAGATGCCATTGTCCACGTAGAGACGGTGGCCGATCTGCCTCAATCCATTGCTCCAACTCCAACGCTCGCCGCCCATGAGAGTGCGCCCACGCAGGCTGAGATACATGAGATGCTGGCTCACTCCGGCGCTGCTCGCGATATCGATACTGACCTGCTGGCAAGCGTGATGAAGGCTGAGAGTGGAGGCCAGGTACGCGCTGTATCGCGGACCGGGGCGCGAGGCCTGATGCAGTTGATGCCGGCGACAGCTGCCGAGATGGGCGTCGAGGATGCCTTCCGTGCGGACGAAAACATCGCGGGAGGGACAGCATATTTAGATGAGTTGCTCACCCGGTATCGTGACAATATCGCGTTGGCGCTGGCTGCCTATAATGCCGGACCGGCGGCGGTCGATCGCTACCATGGAATTCCTCCTTACCGAGAGACGAAAGCATATGTCGCGCGGGTCATCCGCGAGTTCAACCGGCGAAAGCGGATGGAGCTTGTGGCACAGTCGCGATAG
- a CDS encoding lysylphosphatidylglycerol synthase transmembrane domain-containing protein, which yields MKKRSGIVWIAIVVVLAAVVIVFRGKVHFDWKMFWHQLKHVAWIHIWAGIALIYGTYWLRSIRWAVFLSPTKKVPAHSLIGSQFIGFTAVALFGRLADLTRPYLVSRRVALPLSSQVAVYTIERMFDLGAAAIIFSSALAFTPKDLPHHKVFVHTGMLSLALTLVIAVFAGVVRVSGGVVAGFARATLGRLSKPVGESIASKIIGFRDGLNALSSKRDFGIAVLLSLAMWGMIGSAYMQTAHAFVQTPELAGLTFSRTMLLMAASIGGSLLQLPIIGWFTQIAVTAAAMHEFYGAPIEAATACGALLLLVTFLCIIPTGLVYSRVEHVNLKKIASESEAAGHAPEAAAEAGN from the coding sequence ATGAAAAAGCGTAGTGGAATCGTGTGGATCGCAATCGTTGTCGTGCTTGCGGCAGTTGTCATCGTGTTTCGGGGCAAGGTGCACTTCGACTGGAAGATGTTCTGGCATCAGTTGAAGCATGTGGCGTGGATCCACATCTGGGCGGGCATCGCGCTTATCTACGGCACCTACTGGCTGCGCTCGATCCGCTGGGCTGTCTTTCTATCTCCCACCAAGAAGGTCCCTGCTCACTCTCTGATTGGATCGCAGTTTATCGGGTTTACAGCGGTGGCACTCTTTGGTCGCCTGGCTGACCTGACCCGGCCATACCTCGTGTCGAGACGTGTCGCGTTGCCGCTGAGCTCGCAGGTTGCGGTGTATACGATCGAGCGGATGTTCGATCTCGGGGCAGCAGCAATCATCTTCTCGAGCGCGCTGGCGTTTACGCCCAAAGATCTCCCCCATCACAAAGTCTTCGTGCACACCGGCATGCTAAGTCTCGCCTTGACGCTGGTGATTGCTGTCTTTGCGGGAGTCGTACGAGTGTCGGGAGGAGTCGTCGCCGGGTTTGCGCGAGCCACGTTAGGCCGACTTTCAAAGCCTGTGGGAGAAAGTATCGCCTCAAAGATCATTGGATTCCGCGATGGGTTGAATGCGTTGTCGTCGAAGCGCGACTTCGGAATCGCTGTTCTCCTTTCGCTGGCGATGTGGGGAATGATCGGGTCGGCCTATATGCAGACGGCCCATGCGTTTGTGCAGACACCAGAGCTGGCCGGGCTTACCTTTTCGCGAACAATGCTATTGATGGCGGCGAGCATCGGCGGCTCGCTGCTGCAGCTTCCGATTATCGGATGGTTTACCCAGATTGCAGTGACAGCGGCGGCAATGCATGAGTTTTATGGCGCTCCGATTGAAGCGGCAACGGCGTGCGGTGCCTTGCTGCTGCTGGTCACCTTCCTCTGCATCATTCCTACGGGCCTGGTGTACTCGCGGGTGGAGCATGTGAACCTGAAGAAGATTGCAAGCGAGAGCGAAGCTGCCGGACATGCGCCAGAAGCAGCCGCAGAGGCCGGCAACTAA
- the nrdR gene encoding transcriptional regulator NrdR, whose amino-acid sequence MKCPYCGFAQDRVVDSRESKDADSIRRRRECEGCHKRFTTYERIDEIPYMVVKKDGRREKFDRQKVLSGLLHACEKRPVSAIKLEQIVDETEAYVVDSPERERSTSEVGELIMSRLKDIDTVAYIRFASVYRDFKDVREFKAELEELLNGKDQKKRR is encoded by the coding sequence ATGAAGTGCCCCTACTGTGGTTTTGCCCAGGATCGAGTTGTTGATTCACGAGAGAGTAAAGATGCGGACTCCATCCGTCGCCGACGCGAGTGTGAAGGTTGCCACAAGCGGTTTACTACCTACGAGCGCATCGATGAAATTCCCTACATGGTCGTCAAAAAGGATGGCCGCCGCGAGAAATTCGACCGGCAGAAGGTATTAAGCGGTCTGCTCCATGCCTGTGAGAAGCGCCCGGTCTCGGCTATAAAGCTTGAGCAGATTGTGGATGAAACAGAAGCCTATGTGGTCGACTCGCCGGAGCGTGAACGCTCGACCAGCGAGGTAGGCGAACTGATCATGTCGCGGTTGAAAGACATTGACACGGTGGCTTACATCCGCTTTGCCAGTGTCTATCGGGACTTTAAAGACGTGCGCGAGTTCAAGGCAGAGCTGGAAGAGCTGTTGAACGGCAAAGATCAGAAGAAGCGACGATAA
- a CDS encoding inorganic phosphate transporter — MATPAVLPPSSVLDEKLKKSSPGKIGAIIFGLMLVGGLGYIVTKLVSDLSVVHTASVFPYFLLGLALLIALGFEFVNGFHDTANAVATVIYTHSLEPHFAVAWSGLWNFVGVLTSSGAVAFAVISLLPVELILKVSKGSGFAMVFALLVAAIIWNLATWYRGLPASSSHTMIGSILGVGFANQLMNGVNGTSGVDWGQATKVFKALLFSPVVGFGLAALVFLLFKLVMRDPRLYEAPKGTEPPPLYIRALLILTCTGVSFAHGSNDGQKGMGLIMLILVGTVPTAYALNHAVSARQTQTFAAVSQQVVNTVESYVAPGTVVADNGAELEHFVSSHQFEPSTMLALQQMVGDIRNEAVGYGSLGKVPAAMQANVRNQMYLTSETLRLLPKYGPKISANDQKVLDNYKGFLDVSTKFIPTWVKVAVALALGLGTMVGWKRIVVTVGEKIGKTHLTYAQGASAELVAMFTILAADGYGLPVSTTHVLSSGVAGTMAANKSGLQMSTIRDIALAWVFTLPAAAVLSGALYWLFSTFTK; from the coding sequence ATGGCTACACCCGCTGTACTGCCCCCGAGTTCCGTACTTGACGAAAAGCTGAAGAAATCTTCCCCTGGAAAGATCGGCGCAATCATCTTTGGACTAATGCTGGTTGGGGGGCTTGGCTACATTGTCACCAAGCTCGTCAGCGATCTTTCGGTGGTCCACACTGCCAGCGTCTTTCCTTATTTCCTGCTAGGTCTGGCGCTCCTGATTGCCCTTGGCTTTGAGTTTGTCAACGGTTTTCACGATACAGCGAACGCCGTGGCGACGGTGATCTATACCCACTCGCTGGAGCCGCACTTCGCGGTAGCGTGGTCAGGACTGTGGAACTTTGTGGGAGTCCTGACCAGTTCGGGAGCGGTCGCCTTTGCCGTGATCTCACTGCTGCCGGTGGAGCTGATCCTGAAGGTGAGCAAGGGATCGGGCTTCGCAATGGTGTTCGCTCTTCTGGTGGCGGCGATCATCTGGAATCTGGCTACGTGGTATCGCGGCCTGCCGGCTTCAAGCTCGCACACCATGATCGGCTCGATTTTGGGAGTAGGTTTCGCCAATCAGTTAATGAACGGAGTAAACGGAACCAGCGGTGTCGACTGGGGACAGGCAACGAAGGTGTTCAAAGCGCTGCTGTTCTCTCCGGTGGTTGGGTTCGGTTTAGCTGCGCTGGTGTTTTTGCTCTTCAAACTTGTGATGCGCGATCCGCGGTTGTATGAGGCTCCCAAGGGCACGGAGCCGCCGCCGCTTTACATTCGCGCACTGCTCATCCTTACCTGCACGGGCGTCAGCTTTGCCCACGGCTCCAACGATGGGCAGAAGGGCATGGGACTGATCATGCTCATCCTGGTGGGTACAGTACCGACGGCCTATGCGCTGAATCACGCTGTCAGTGCTCGGCAGACGCAGACGTTCGCGGCGGTGTCGCAGCAGGTGGTCAATACGGTGGAGAGCTATGTGGCTCCGGGGACAGTTGTTGCTGATAATGGTGCGGAGCTGGAGCACTTTGTCAGTTCGCACCAGTTCGAGCCATCGACAATGTTGGCTCTACAGCAGATGGTGGGTGATATTCGCAATGAGGCAGTGGGATACGGTTCACTGGGTAAGGTTCCTGCAGCGATGCAGGCCAACGTGCGAAATCAGATGTATCTGACCAGCGAGACGCTGCGGCTTCTGCCGAAGTACGGCCCCAAGATCAGCGCCAACGATCAGAAGGTGCTCGATAACTACAAAGGCTTTCTGGATGTGTCGACCAAGTTCATTCCTACCTGGGTCAAGGTAGCCGTTGCACTGGCGCTTGGACTGGGAACCATGGTGGGATGGAAGCGCATCGTTGTCACCGTTGGCGAGAAGATCGGTAAAACTCACCTGACCTATGCGCAGGGTGCGAGCGCCGAGCTGGTCGCCATGTTTACGATTCTGGCCGCTGACGGGTACGGGTTACCGGTCAGTACAACCCACGTGCTTTCTTCAGGCGTTGCTGGAACCATGGCGGCGAACAAGAGCGGGCTGCAGATGTCGACAATTCGCGACATCGCGCTGGCATGGGTATTTACTCTGCCGGCAGCGGCGGTTCTATCCGGCGCGCTTTACTGGTTGTTCAGCACCTTCACAAAGTAA
- a CDS encoding carboxypeptidase regulatory-like domain-containing protein: MKQMLGWLAAGMVIGGMVVGLAGCKPKTPAQTSSETAQTNATPSQPAAPLDPATLGAVSGTVSFGGKAPERIRIDMSQDPVCSMMGGDNFAEQYVVHDGKLANVYIYIKSGPAAAMSAPATSVAPVVLDQVGCKYVPHVIAVMRGGSVEFRNSDGTMHNIHTIPAAGTNKEIDISQGPKGTPEVKSFSEPEIMMPVRCNNHPWMNAFINVSATPFFAITDGNGHFEIKGLPAGTYTIAAVHEKMGEQTMTVTVKPHATEAANFTYSIKK, from the coding sequence ATGAAGCAGATGTTGGGTTGGCTGGCAGCTGGCATGGTAATAGGTGGCATGGTAGTTGGGCTCGCAGGCTGCAAGCCGAAGACACCAGCTCAAACGAGTTCTGAGACCGCTCAGACAAATGCAACTCCTTCTCAACCAGCCGCTCCGCTTGATCCTGCAACGCTGGGGGCGGTAAGCGGAACAGTAAGTTTTGGGGGCAAGGCTCCGGAACGTATCCGCATCGACATGAGTCAGGACCCGGTGTGCTCCATGATGGGCGGCGACAACTTCGCGGAGCAGTATGTCGTTCATGACGGCAAGCTGGCCAATGTCTATATCTACATCAAGAGCGGCCCCGCGGCAGCGATGTCTGCTCCTGCTACCTCTGTAGCTCCCGTTGTTCTGGATCAGGTTGGATGCAAGTACGTTCCTCATGTGATCGCTGTTATGCGAGGAGGATCGGTTGAGTTCCGTAACTCCGATGGAACGATGCATAACATTCACACCATCCCCGCAGCGGGAACAAATAAAGAGATCGACATCTCTCAGGGACCGAAGGGGACGCCCGAGGTGAAGAGCTTCTCCGAGCCTGAGATTATGATGCCGGTTCGCTGCAATAACCATCCCTGGATGAATGCATTTATCAATGTCTCCGCCACGCCATTTTTCGCTATAACCGACGGGAATGGCCACTTTGAGATCAAAGGTTTGCCGGCCGGCACCTATACGATTGCGGCGGTGCACGAGAAGATGGGGGAGCAAACCATGACCGTCACGGTTAAGCCCCATGCAACGGAAGCAGCAAATTTTACCTATTCCATCAAGAAATAG